A stretch of DNA from Lycium ferocissimum isolate CSIRO_LF1 chromosome 4, AGI_CSIRO_Lferr_CH_V1, whole genome shotgun sequence:
tgtcaGAAAGAATACACTTTTAGAGTTTTAGTTACTTTACGATGTTTTGGACACACCTTCACCAGCgattttgattcttttttattggtcaaacacattaaaaaaaattgataatggGTGGTGGCGAGACTCGAACCTAGGTCTGCTATGATATCATATAAAAATGTGTGCAATCTCATATATAAGTCTAAGGTGCTAAAAATaatacacttttatttacttaattatatcttcATATTCGCGATATTCGGCTTCTTTGTGAAATTCTTGAAACATTACTAAAAGGAATAAGTAGGCCGGGTGCACTGTTATCTCCATTATCTTCTTCTagatttttaacactttatctgCATATATGAAAGCatcatattaaaaatacaaaaaaagcGGTTTTTAGGGCAACTCCGTTTTTCTATTTTAGTGAATCTTGATGAGAAATGGGGAACTCCTTTTTTTAGGTAAGGAGTCTCttgaaattggaaggtccttTTTCCAATTATTATTGGGTAGATTATCAATTGCTGAAATGTCTACTCATATCACATGGCATGGAACTTAGAATTGAGAGTGGATGATTCAGAACCAGCAAATCCCTTCTTCTGAAATAAGGTACTCCTAATAAAGAAAAGTGAAAGAGAAAAGGTTATAATTATATGAATGATCATTGGTAAACACCAAGTCGACAAACAAAAAAGGATGACTGAGTGGAAGAtgatttcatctttttttttgaagatcTTGAATGTACTACTACTAATTATTATTTGtagaaaaggaaaacatacactTTTTTTCGCGTTACATCAGCATAAGCGTTCGTACTATTAGCTAGAGTGGTACTAACAAGTAACAACCTTGCCTGTTACCAAAAAGGTTGTATTGCAAATGGATGCAAATTTTATGCTTTCTCTTAATCGGAGGACAAGTTTCGGTCGAGTTCGAAGCGTTGGTATCGAAAAATTCTTGGTAAGAAGCACTTCCCTCCCGAATGGGACCCTATGCGGTGCGAATCATGATATAATCAAAGCCCAATACGGACTCGACACCGGGTGGGGAAAAAAACCTGCCCGTTTCTTTGGTTTTCTCGCGGTAGTTTTGAATAATTCCAATTTGCTTTGCCTAAGGTTCATTAAATACTGAAAAGTGTTCTTTTTAGGTTTTTTAATCTTAAAGTTAGAATTAgacctttaattaaaaataaaatgataaagaaATGATATCTTAGATGGTAAACCTCTCCTAATTAACCGACAGCTATAATTAGAAACATTAAGAGTTTGATGCCAATGTAATGTTGACTGGATAATGCAATTTCTTCATAAGAGTTTCCATCTAATTTTACAAAATCTTATGCCCTAGTGTAGCTTAATTTTATATATGCAAGATTTAGATTTAACTTTTACTTACTAATCCACGGAAAAGAAAGTTTTACTGGACTTTTTAACATTTGCTAAGATATTAAGCAATTGAGGTTTATTCTATCATTGCTACAAAAAAAACTGGAAATAGCTATGAACCTTGTCGCTAATCCGTCGCTATATTGCTCGTAGCTAACAGATATTTGTCGCTAATCCGTCGTTAAACAGGATTAGCAACGGATTTTTTGTTTAGCTACGAATTAAATCCGTCGctaaatcctattttttttagtaCGCGAATTGTCAAATCAGCTAGAGTTAACCTTTATGAAAATTGGTTTAgggttttttttatatattagaaTGTATTTCGTGATCCATGAAAAGTAGTAACACGTGTCACACACTTATTGCTATAATGCAGGTAAATAATTTCCTAACCcttcatttttctagaatcttttaaatttaattatgaATAAAAGTAAAAACCTGGAGGGTTAAGTTTGTGCATATCAATTCAAGTATCCCATTTATGATCACAGGTTGAGCGAAAACCGTAAACTTATATACGATTCCTCCAGATGAACCAAAAATTCTAGTAGGAAGGACTTCTCTCTTTAATTAATGGACCTTATAGGGtgcaaattcaaattaatcaGACCAGTAAGTTAGAGTATCGAATGGTTATATCCAGAAAAACGTGAATGTGTATGAACAAAAGAAAGCCATCAATTCGACCACggaaaaagggggaagaaagagaagaaattggACCAAGGACACCCTATATAAGATAAAAGGTGGAcatagaaaagaaaggaaataatatAATAGAGAtgtttgaatcttgtttgagaTGCTTAATTGGAGCTAAGCACAATGAACAAGGAAATAGCAAGATGATTATAGATCTTTTAATAGGAGATccaataataattaaatttatattataataGGAAACGAAGGAGAACCATGAATTACTCTCTATCttctaattttttataaaagaaaagaatagcCTAAACTTGATTTCATCAATTATCAGCTCGTTTTATTGGGAATAATTATTCGACATGTCAACCATTAGACGCTTTTTATTTGCATTTAATTTCTACCGTAATCCAAACAAAAAATCCAACAACATGGTTTGACTTTAACCACCGACATGACTAATATTGCTAGAACTCTTGTCATTTTGGCCAAGGGGTTTCATATTGTTATAACTTAAAATTTTCTGGGCTCGAATCAGGGAAACTGTGGAATTGTTTGGTCAACACGCACAAGCAAAGGAAGAATGAAGGATATGAACTTCAGTTGGATTTAATCTACATCActtccaagaatttttttgttaGATCATATGATAGCTAGAATTCATTAACCTGATTTTATTGGATGCGCACGATATAAAGAATTCATTAATTGCATCCCTATTTAGGATTCTTCACTCTTAAAGTTCGCCTAAGActtataattaaaaatgaaaaaatctcATTCATCCTCAGCTCCTCCCAATCACTCCACTCTTTGGTGTTGCTTCTAAGAAATTTCAAACAACGTGGCATGTGATGTTTGGTGATACACATAGACATGAAACACCGATTTTGACTCTGAGAAAGTCTCAATCATGCATGAAGGAAGGAATGGTCCTTTTCTTATTTAATCTACTCCTATAAGTTAAAACCAAAAGTTGTTGAAGAGCTGCTTTCCTGTTCAAAAAATATGTGGAAgaatcatttttcattttctggttatttaattaatttgttaGCCTTCTCTAGTAATTAGGGATAAGGCACTATTACCCCCGAGCTATACCCGAAGTTATTACGACACAACTTACCTTTCCCtaggtcctattaccccctaaacttatttaaaacggaataattacccccactaaacttatttaaaacagaataattacccccctaaatgTTGACGTGGCAAGGaaagtgtgtttcactctctttcagagagtgagaaacataaaaaatgggaaaacttaatttttttcttaaaaatctgtattttcttaaaatataaaaataaatctagttttccacatttagttttaaaaaacgggtttttcacattttaaaaaaataattaattttttcaaaattttataaaaattcagttttcacattttgacaagaaaaacacttttttgggattttatttgaaaaataaaagtgtcctaagaaaatgaaatcatgaaaaccaAGATTTTTttagacattttaaaaaaataatcgacttttccatattttaaaaaaaaaaatcatgttttcagtttttttttttttttttttaaagggttttaaaaatcattttaagaaaattcgagctttttaatccatgttttcagtttttttttttaaatgggttttaaaaaaaaatcaaattttcaattttttttaattttaaaaagcgagttttaaaaatcatttttttttaaagaaaattagttttttattttttttttaaaaaagacacgtaagctgaaaaaattaaaaaaagaaaagaaaaagaaaacaaataaatatacatgtggcaaggagagtgtatgtcactctcccatacgAGAAATGTAGCGCAAGCATTTTTAATTATTCGTTTTAAATAAATTTAGGGGTAATAGGACCGAGAAAAAAAGGTAAAGTGTGTAAGTAAAGAACTTCGGGTATAGTTTACGGGGTAATAGTGCCTTATGCCCTAGTAATTATttggaaaaataggaaaaaagacaaataaaaaatggtTTAGTTTTAGGAGAAAATGTTGGCATTCATGCACCCTTACAGAGGCGGAGCCACGTTAGCTCCAGGGGGTTCATCGAACCCcctcggcgaaaaattacagtatattttcaaagttaaaattattttattatgtatatataatagatgttgaaccccctcacttcttcgtgtatttaccttttagaattttgaatccTCTAGATGAAAATCTTGGCTCAGCCACTGCACCCTTATTagtaatacaaatatatatgactCATTTGGAGATTCTCATCAAGCACATTTATCTCCACATTTGATTGgttcataaaataaaattaaaaaaaatgtctgCAGAAAAGTACTcgcgttcttttttttttttttttttttgttaataccatatattatgaatggaatgaaatagTACACGCGAATATGTTCAttcatttgaaaattaatttttctttttcatgggTATGGGATAAACAGTTGTACAATTCAAGTGGTGCAAAACGAGCCCCCTCACCCCCGCCCGCCCCCACACCCAACCCACCCACTCCACCAGCCACGCGCACTTTTGGGCACTACAAATTCAGACCGAACCCCTCACTTATACCTCGTTCAGTTTTCAATCTTCTTTCGTTCTTACTTGTGCTTCACAAAAGCAAAGAACAACAAAATTGTACTCCCTAGTAAAATTCAAATTCATATTCAAGATTCTTCCTCTTCTAGAATTATTTTGACAATGTCAATTATAGTGTATCAAGATTTGCAGTCATGTTGTGAGTCCCATATCATTGAAACAACTACCCTTAACCTCAAAGTACCAACCCCAACTCCTATTGTAGAAACCACTCTGCCTCATCTACAAAGCAATTTGGAAAATATTACTAATGAAAAGTGCTGGAGTTCCCTTCAAAGTCTCTCCACCAActcaaaggaaaaggaaaacacTTACGTTCACCCTTTATCCAAACGACACTCCTCATCATCAAGACTTAGCGAAAAAAGCCTTGCATTATGTACTGAAAATTTGGGAAGTGAAACGGGAACGGATCAAACTATTGAAAGcagcattttctcattttcctcccACGAGTCAAAAACAGAGAAATCGCCAACGTTAATACCAAAAACAGATACTCAAGTCGAATCACCATCATCTAATTACAGTAAGGTGATCACTCATAACACTGAAAGCTGCCGAAAACTTCCACCTCCCTTGACAACTTTAAGAGGGTCGAATTCTCTACATGTTCGGCCACATAGAGAAGGTGGTAGGTTGGTCATCGAGGCTGTTGAGGCCCCGAAAATGCGCACTTATTTTCAAGCTGAAAGAAGCAATGGCCGCCTTAGGCTCTGTTTCTTTAATGATGGAAGCTCTGCTTCAAATTTTGGAATGGAAACGACCGATGAAGAGAAGGAAGAATTAAAAGTTGAAAACGACGTGTTTGAAAGTGAAAATAACGACgaggaagaggaggaagaagaagaacgagaagatgaagaagaggaagaagaaaatggcATGTACATGAAACAGGACATGGATGGAAATAGTTATGATGTTGAGGCCGAAATTGGAATAGTGAATTGTCAAAGGGTACGTAGGTGCAAGGAAGGCAGGCAAGGCAATAAGACATTTTGTGATTGGAGGAACCCTTTGTGGGTGGCTACTTCCTAAAGTTTTGTCTTTGGAACACTTCAATTTTCATTTCAAAAATTCgatcttttctttttgcttttaaaCCCTTTCTGTCACtctttatctatatatatatatatatatatatatatatatatatatatatatatatatatatatatatatagatatagagaCTTGTCCTTGTCCTCGGTGGAGGAGCCGTTAATCACTTTAGCGAGGTTAAATATAAAGAAACAAACGGGGTAAGTAAAACAAACGAAGAAGTAAAAAGGaattcaatatctactatctatatataaaaaataaatttaaccttatatatatacaaaaatttttaataaagaaatcaCCTTGCTCCTACCTCTCCGCCTTTGCCCCTAGTTATCCTATGAGCTTGTGGATGTTAGTTATTACCGTTAGTTTTTAACAAGGCTTCCCACGTTAGTTTTTAACAAGGCTTCCCAAAGTTCTCACAAGTTCCCATAAAGTTATATTGCACCCTTTATTTGGAGATAAAGAAATTCCTAATACATTCAAAAGATCGTTAAACAGATATTGCAAAGGTTGAAAATATGGGACAATAAGGATCATGTTAACTTGCAATAATTTACAAGGGCCTTAGAGATTTTGGACATTAGGTGCACAAGGCGAGCTTCATTTGTTCATTCTCGGCGATTGTAAAT
This window harbors:
- the LOC132054458 gene encoding protein FANTASTIC FOUR 3-like, with translation MSIIVYQDLQSCCESHIIETTTLNLKVPTPTPIVETTLPHLQSNLENITNEKCWSSLQSLSTNSKEKENTYVHPLSKRHSSSSRLSEKSLALCTENLGSETGTDQTIESSIFSFSSHESKTEKSPTLIPKTDTQVESPSSNYSKVITHNTESCRKLPPPLTTLRGSNSLHVRPHREGGRLVIEAVEAPKMRTYFQAERSNGRLRLCFFNDGSSASNFGMETTDEEKEELKVENDVFESENNDEEEEEEEEREDEEEEEENGMYMKQDMDGNSYDVEAEIGIVNCQRVRRCKEGRQGNKTFCDWRNPLWVATS